One genomic window of Staphylococcus hsinchuensis includes the following:
- the aroE gene encoding shikimate dehydrogenase yields the protein MKYAVIGHPIDHSLSPVMHNANFESLGASSSYEALNIPEQQFHLIKDIISDKGLAGFNVTIPHKERIIPYLDEIDDQSKTVGAVNTVNIENGKWIGYNTDGIGYVTGLRQTYENLEEAKILIIGAGGASKGIANELQQFVKPKLTVANRTLSRFDNWHLDINKMSLAEAETSLANFDIVINTTPIGMKDNREVVISLDNLSSHTLVSDIVYIPFKTSILKLAEAKGNPIYNGLDMFVFQGAESFRIWSGQMPDINTMKQAVLKRL from the coding sequence ATGAAATACGCAGTAATTGGTCACCCTATAGATCATTCATTATCACCTGTCATGCACAATGCAAATTTCGAATCTTTAGGTGCGTCTTCATCATATGAAGCATTAAATATACCGGAACAACAATTTCATCTCATTAAAGATATAATATCAGATAAAGGATTAGCAGGTTTTAACGTAACGATTCCTCATAAAGAACGCATTATTCCATATTTGGATGAGATTGATGACCAATCAAAAACAGTTGGCGCAGTTAATACTGTTAATATCGAAAATGGTAAGTGGATTGGGTATAATACAGATGGAATAGGTTATGTAACTGGTCTAAGACAAACCTATGAAAATTTAGAAGAAGCGAAAATTTTAATAATTGGCGCAGGTGGAGCAAGTAAAGGCATCGCGAATGAATTGCAACAATTTGTGAAACCAAAACTTACTGTTGCAAACCGTACATTAAGTCGGTTTGATAACTGGCACTTAGATATTAACAAAATGAGTCTAGCTGAAGCGGAAACTTCATTAGCTAACTTTGATATTGTAATAAACACAACACCAATTGGTATGAAAGATAACCGAGAAGTCGTGATAAGCTTGGACAATCTGTCCTCTCATACATTAGTGAGTGATATTGTTTATATTCCATTTAAAACTTCAATTTTAAAACTAGCTGAAGCAAAGGGAAATCCAATTTATAACGGGTTAGATATGTTTGTGTTTCAAGGCGCAGAAAGTTTTAGAATATGGTCGGGTCAAATGCCTGATATAAACACGATGAAACAAGCTGTATTAAAACGATTATAA
- the yhbY gene encoding ribosome assembly RNA-binding protein YhbY, whose amino-acid sequence MLTGKQKRFLRSKAHHLEPIFQVGKSGINDNMVQQLVETLEKRELIKIHVLQNNFEDKNELAQDLSKATESDVVQVIGSMIVLYKESQENKQIQLP is encoded by the coding sequence ATGTTAACAGGAAAACAAAAAAGATTTTTACGTAGTAAAGCACATCATCTTGAACCAATTTTCCAAGTAGGGAAATCTGGTATCAATGACAACATGGTGCAACAACTAGTAGAAACACTTGAAAAAAGAGAATTAATTAAAATCCACGTATTGCAAAATAATTTTGAAGATAAAAATGAATTAGCTCAAGACTTAAGTAAAGCAACTGAAAGTGATGTTGTACAAGTTATCGGGTCTATGATCGTACTATATAAAGAATCTCAAGAAAATAAACAAATTCAATTACCATAA
- a CDS encoding YqeG family HAD IIIA-type phosphatase, whose protein sequence is MGIIKKNFLPNEYVQSVYQIDFNKLAEQGFKGIITDLDNTLVGWDELQPTESIKKWFKQADDLGITVTIVSNNHEKRVADFCEDLNVDYIFEARKPRGRAFNQAIQRMNLQPSDIVVIGDQMMTDVFGGNRRGLFTIMVVPIKKTDGFVTKFNRIVERRLLHHFKRKGYIKWEEN, encoded by the coding sequence ATGGGAATTATTAAAAAAAATTTCTTGCCAAATGAATATGTTCAATCGGTTTATCAAATCGATTTTAATAAATTAGCTGAACAAGGATTTAAAGGCATAATTACAGATTTAGATAATACACTTGTTGGTTGGGATGAGTTACAACCAACTGAATCAATAAAGAAATGGTTTAAACAAGCAGATGACCTTGGCATTACGGTAACGATTGTATCGAATAATCATGAAAAGCGTGTGGCTGATTTTTGTGAAGATTTAAATGTTGATTACATCTTCGAAGCGAGAAAACCACGCGGTCGTGCTTTTAATCAAGCGATTCAACGTATGAATTTACAACCATCTGACATCGTAGTAATTGGAGATCAAATGATGACTGATGTATTTGGTGGGAATCGTCGTGGATTATTTACAATTATGGTTGTGCCAATCAAAAAAACAGACGGTTTTGTTACGAAATTTAATCGCATAGTTGAAAGAAGATTATTGCATCACTTTAAGCGAAAAGGTTATATAAAATGGGAGGAAAACTGA
- a CDS encoding 5'-methylthioadenosine/adenosylhomocysteine nucleosidase has translation MIGIIGAMEEEITILKNKLTEYEEINIAHVHFYKGKLEGKDVVLTQSGIGKVNASISTTLLIEKFNPEVIINTGSAGALDDKLNVGDIVVSDKVSYHDADARAFGYQIGQIPQMPESYQTNVGLLDKTVQIIEQCQLVAQTGLVVSGDSFIGTPEQKTQIKSNFPEALAAEMEATAIAQTCYQFNTPFIITRAISDLADGDAGITFEEFLGKAAKSSSEIVVRLINNI, from the coding sequence ATGATAGGTATCATTGGTGCAATGGAAGAAGAAATTACAATTTTAAAAAATAAATTAACAGAATATGAAGAAATAAATATTGCCCATGTTCATTTTTATAAAGGTAAGCTCGAAGGTAAAGACGTTGTCCTTACTCAAAGTGGTATTGGTAAGGTAAATGCTTCAATATCAACCACATTATTAATTGAAAAGTTTAATCCTGAAGTAATTATTAATACAGGTTCTGCGGGGGCTCTAGATGATAAGCTAAATGTAGGTGATATTGTTGTAAGTGATAAAGTAAGTTATCATGATGCAGATGCTCGTGCATTCGGCTATCAAATAGGCCAAATTCCTCAAATGCCAGAAAGTTATCAAACAAACGTTGGTTTATTGGATAAAACGGTTCAAATTATTGAACAATGTCAACTTGTTGCACAAACAGGTTTGGTTGTCAGTGGGGACAGCTTTATTGGTACACCCGAACAAAAAACACAGATTAAAAGTAACTTTCCAGAAGCGTTAGCAGCTGAAATGGAAGCTACAGCGATTGCACAGACATGTTACCAATTCAATACACCATTTATTATTACCCGTGCCATTTCAGATTTAGCTGATGGAGATGCGGGAATAACATTTGAAGAATTTTTAGGTAAAGCAGCAAAATCGTCTAGTGAAATCGTCGTACGACTCATTAATAATATATAA
- the nadD gene encoding nicotinate (nicotinamide) nucleotide adenylyltransferase — MTQSIVLYGGQFNPIHTAHLIVASEVNFQIKPEKFVFLPSHMSPLKKHDDYLSGEHRVNMIKGAIETLGFGEIWLDELERKGQSYTYDTVNDIVKRYPQAQVFFVIGTDQYNQLDKWYMIDALKSKITFIVVNREKETQKVERGMKAINIPRIDISSTSIRERVKNNQNIQMLVPQTVESYIREEGLYENRES, encoded by the coding sequence ATGACACAATCAATTGTATTGTACGGTGGACAGTTTAACCCGATTCACACCGCACATTTAATAGTTGCTAGTGAAGTGAACTTTCAGATCAAACCAGAAAAGTTTGTCTTTTTACCAAGTCATATGTCTCCGCTTAAAAAACATGATGATTATTTAAGTGGTGAACATAGAGTTAACATGATCAAAGGTGCAATCGAAACACTAGGTTTTGGGGAAATTTGGTTAGACGAGTTGGAAAGAAAAGGCCAAAGTTACACTTATGACACAGTAAATGATATCGTTAAACGATATCCTCAAGCACAAGTATTTTTTGTTATAGGAACTGATCAATACAATCAATTAGATAAGTGGTATATGATTGATGCTTTAAAATCAAAGATAACTTTCATCGTCGTAAATCGCGAAAAAGAAACACAAAAGGTAGAACGTGGCATGAAAGCTATAAATATTCCACGAATTGATATTAGTTCAACTTCTATACGAGAAAGAGTAAAAAATAATCAAAACATCCAAATGCTAGTTCCTCAAACAGTAGAAAGCTATATTAGAGAGGAAGGGTTATATGAAAATAGAGAAAGCTAA
- the yqeH gene encoding ribosome biogenesis GTPase YqeH, translating into MEELKCIGCGAPLQSENPDAPGYVPEHNLFREDVICKRCFRLKNYNEVQDVGLDSEDFLNLLNGLADKKGLIVNVVDVFDFEGSFINAIKRIVGNKKIILVANKIDLLPKQINKRRVKEWLKKTARRYGLEAEEVVLISAEKNEGIEDLLQSINQNRNNEDVYIVGTTNVGKSTLINKLIERSVGEKDVVTTSRFPGTTLDMIDIPLDETTFMYDTPGVIQSHQMTHLVSDQELKTIMPKKEIKQRIYQLNEGQTLFFGGLARIDYVSGGKRPLICYFSNELNIHRTKTENANDLWRNHLGDLLSPPNQTENFDLENIKAVRLETGKEKRDVMISGLGFITIDAGAKVIVRVPKNIDVVLRNSIM; encoded by the coding sequence ATAGAAGAATTAAAATGTATAGGTTGTGGCGCGCCATTACAATCTGAGAATCCTGATGCGCCTGGTTATGTGCCTGAACATAATTTATTTCGCGAAGACGTCATTTGCAAGAGATGTTTTCGTCTGAAAAACTATAATGAAGTTCAAGATGTTGGATTAGACAGTGAAGATTTTCTGAATTTACTCAATGGACTTGCAGATAAAAAAGGCTTAATTGTAAATGTAGTAGATGTTTTTGATTTTGAGGGTTCATTTATCAATGCAATTAAAAGAATAGTTGGCAATAAGAAAATTATTTTAGTTGCTAATAAAATAGATTTATTACCTAAACAAATTAATAAACGTCGCGTTAAAGAATGGTTGAAAAAAACTGCACGTCGATACGGACTAGAGGCAGAAGAGGTTGTCTTAATTTCAGCTGAGAAAAATGAAGGTATTGAAGATTTGTTACAATCAATTAATCAGAATCGTAATAATGAAGATGTTTATATCGTTGGCACTACAAATGTCGGCAAATCAACTTTAATAAATAAACTGATTGAACGTAGTGTAGGTGAGAAAGACGTTGTTACTACTTCAAGATTTCCTGGAACGACATTAGATATGATTGATATCCCACTAGATGAAACAACCTTTATGTATGATACACCAGGTGTAATACAGTCTCATCAAATGACTCATCTAGTGTCAGATCAGGAATTAAAAACAATTATGCCTAAAAAGGAAATAAAACAACGTATTTATCAGTTAAATGAAGGGCAAACATTATTCTTTGGAGGTTTAGCAAGAATTGATTATGTTAGCGGTGGCAAACGACCTTTAATCTGTTATTTCTCAAATGAGTTAAATATCCATCGTACTAAAACTGAAAATGCAAATGACTTATGGCGAAATCATTTAGGTGATTTATTATCCCCACCTAATCAAACTGAAAATTTCGATTTAGAAAATATTAAAGCTGTTCGACTAGAAACAGGAAAAGAAAAGAGAGACGTAATGATTTCAGGGCTTGGCTTTATTACGATTGATGCTGGTGCCAAAGTGATCGTACGTGTCCCTAAAAACATTGATGTAGTATTAAGAAATTCTATCATGTAA